The Helicoverpa zea isolate HzStark_Cry1AcR chromosome 2, ilHelZeax1.1, whole genome shotgun sequence DNA window tcacctttaaacccactgtctccagtctcagccgccatgcctccagtctactctggacctctggcccactctcccccaccagaacaatgtcatcggcgaaaagcatacaccagggaaGAGAATAGATAGCAATAGATACGAATTATCATTAATGAAAAATCTAAAACCGCTTTCTAAAAGCagctatattttctttatttgtatcAAAGCACTGTCAGGAAGTCAATGAATATAACGGTCAATACAATGCAATTTAGACGCTTGGCAAAAATCCATATTCATTGAGACGCACAGTTCACGTCCAAGGTTCACAGCTAAATTAGACTTAGCAATAATACGATTATGTAATTCTTTTTTTAGTACTTGTCTGAACATCCTAGTTTTTATACCAAGGAGTTTTACTTAAATCCCAAGCGTACTTGCGGCTCTCTGATACTCCAGTGACCCCAGACTCCAGAGCCCAAACAATAAATAGATATATAAGTACTGTCTCTTCAAAACTATTTTAGATTTGATTTAGTCTAACATCAATTCATAACATGAACGGAGCATTAATTTGTATCCGCCGTCTTAGGTATCATCCGTGACAATTCGTGTTCGTGTAATTTATAAATTGACTTTAATCAAGTGAACCGTTTCGTGTATAGCATCTGGTACACGAAAGACCTTGCCCCAGAAAGACCATACTTAACTAGCCTTATATTCAGGAAAGTATGTAGGGACCTGGTTCAAAAAATACCTAGCGTTTAAGCTACGCAATGCTCCCGTAGGAGATaagccaggggcccgattctcctaagttaataatgtcaaaatcgaatagaaaacgaatcgcaatatgatcgcaatagcagttttaaccatatcgggcattctgctactaataaaagaccaatcgtattcgattgacatttgattggtgtgcgattggtctgctattttggtgattttggtctatacggtagtttgctgtacaataattttgcaatcgtaaatcatttgcagacaaaacgattcattattgaatgacagaaaaggataaaaacgtttatttcaaagaaaaaatagcggaatgccacacacgcttcaatcgtaatcgagtcgggattggatctcagtcgaatcgagtcgaacgtgaatcgtatggcgcttaagtaaaattaggagaatcgggccccagcgtCGCAGGCCATAGGTATAAGAATACGCGCGAACACAAGTGCAGTGGGGTGCAATCTCCGATGCAAAATataaattccaaaaatataattagtacTATTCTCCAGACTAGacagcaaacaaaaaaatctcaaatGTCCTCAAGAAACCAGCAAAGTAAATAATCAGAAGATACTATATCATTGTTATCATCGATATCTAGCTCCCGTTGTATGCACTttgataaataagtaaatactgCTTCACCTAAATAGtgaattacttaattttatcaGTGACGTGCACCAAAACAAAATCTCGTTTTATTGTATGAGCTAGGTGCTAATTGACTTGGCCTGTGGCCATTTTATCAGCTATAGTTTATCGTGTTATGTCAGAATTTGGTGTATGAAAAATTGGATTGTAGGTACCTTAGCAAGTTCAacttgctatagttcggccattcagagaatgcgttcctgacacgtcgcgattgaactgacgacgtaactacattcattgattattgatataataatgttgttttaatgctcctcaattgttaaaacggtaaacaaccagcaaaaatatttttatcgtaactgcaacgccattgcaaagttacgtcgtcagttcaatcgcgacgtgtcaggaacgcattctctgaatggccgaactataattcttaCATTCTAACTGTCAAACTAAGTTCACATTCCTAAATTAGGTTCCCCAGTACCCATAGATTAAACTTTTCAGATTTCTATCGAATAAACCTCCCTATTCTCTTCGGAGTGGGTCACTCTGGAAACCTCAAAAATGCTGCACAgagataataaacaaaaacccTAAACGCATGTAGTTACCAATTTTCTAGAATCTTTGCAGCTTAGAAATACCTACATGTTTCATCTTACAACCCAAATCTTACTATTCCATTCCAGGTGCCGAAAGGTTAATACGTCACTTACACAAAACCAAGGTCCCTTTCGCCCTAGCCACCTCCTCAAGTGCAAGATCAGTGGAAACGAAGATAGCCCAACACAAAGAACTATTCTCATACTTCCATCACATGGTAATGGGCAGCACGGATAAGGAAGTCAAGTATGGAAAACCACACCCTGACATATTTTTGGTAGCGGCTGCCAGGTTTCCTGATAAACCGGATCCTTCTAAGGTAATTAGTTGTTGTAGTAATTGAAGAgttgaaaaaatatgattatgatATGATATAATGCGAAGCATCTTGGTTCTAGTAGTCTTAACTTAATTCAAAGataagattataaaaaaaaatattcgcagATGGGATTATGAGAAGTATCTTTTCCCATAATTCATCTTTACTTTAGTCTCAAAGCCGATGTTTGATTCAAATTAGGAATATCACAGGATTCTAAATACCAGTTACGCAATCATTACCAAACCAAAGACTCCATAACAAACTTATTGCAGTATGTACTAACATTCGCAGTTTTGTTTGAAGTCAATACCGTTCTTGTTTTTGAAATAGGAACTGAGgcccaagcacgaatatttgcgaaaagttattcgtatcgaaatcgagtaacatttgtatgagaattgtacagcgcccctatcgggcgtaaaaggaaacaaaacatggcaGCACGAATGATTTTGGCGCGCTGTCGTATCGAAATCGAAACGAGATGGTAAACGAAACTCGATACTTATAAACAATTGTGAGATTTTTGGCAGCACGAACATTGTTTTGAcgtacggtaacgtaaactctcgaaggctggctatcgagtatggtcgaaacattattcacttgaaaatagtcggtgagaaaggtttcgagaagtgtaaaaatatagttttaaccgtgtttatgttttgtttagagttagttttgtgaataaaagtgttttaaaattattgttaagttattggaacaattagtaatagcttcaatataatttaaaatgcaaagaccgccactgtatgaacgtagtaccgcatattattttttggcggcaaatttaatagaaaattatggatatcaatcacgagaaacaaggtaagtaattaaatcatattttatttatttgcgtacctattgaattaatgtgtttgaaaaaaattgagttaattatatgtttatttttaatcattgtagagaaattacgcgcagagcaaaacttaggaatagaattaacccactggacataaatgaaaccgaatttaaaaatagatatcGCCTAAATAAAGAAGCTTTTAAGTTCCTCTGTGAGCaacttaaacataaaacatcatTAACATCGAGTTCTAGAATTAGTCTAGAActtaaggtaggtacctaaccacttagattctacataaatatacctattcaATATCTTCTACTTGTATTTCAGTATTGAAATGGAAGTGTATACCGAATTGCAACTTATTTAATATGACAAAATAGGTATCTATAAAGCTAATAGTAAATTGTTACATCcttaaaatcaaataagtaaatattttatgtttcaggTTCTTTGTGCATTATCTTTTTATGCCAATGGTTCATATCAGCGAATAGTGGGAATGGCTAAATATTTGGGCCAAACAACAGTGAGCAAATGTGTGAAGGAAGTCACTGATGCTCTTGTAACTCCTGCAATCCTTAACACCTTTATAAGATTCCCCAGTACTCGAGCTGAAAGAGACCTAGTAAAAAGCAAGTTAGTATGAACATTGTGATAGGTATCTATGAGGGGAAATGtatctaagtattttttttgtagaagtACGTTTAAAACATAGTGTTATTGTATactttttaacattaatttctaaTACTAACATATGATTgcctattaaaatatatttatttttgtcttacAGCTTTTTTGCGAAGTACGGTTTTCCTGGAGTTATAGGATGCATTGATGGATGCCATTTCCATATTTTTACACCCAGGAAAGAaattgaacatttattttattgtagaaaacattttcattcattAAATGTACAAATGGTAAGCATTTCGttttttgtaactatgtatgcgATTGAGCACTACTAATAACATACTAGCATTATGTATGTACCACTTTACTATGGTATACCAGTGTACCTACTAAtggttttatctttattttagaTATGTGATAGTGACGGCCGAATTCTAAATGTGAATGCAAAATATGGAGGAGCCACCCACGACGCTTTCATATGGGAAAATAGCCTAGCTAATAACTACATGCAGGAGTTACATCGAAATAATGAACATGTATGGTTATTAGGTTAGTAACAATCAAGTAAATTCATCcatctacataaataataaaattgatttgccGAATATATTTGTAATTGTAATCTAATGTAGACGTATAATTTTCAAACGACTATTCTGTAAATTGGATAATTCTTTGTTGTGTTCGTTTTAGTCAGGAACACGATTTttactaaactaaaataattaaaaaaatcgggTAAAAAATATGGGAACACAAAGTTTGCTAGGTCAGCTAGTTTACaagataattgaaaataaaaaaagattgaatatttaaaaattaaagttttgaatatttacagGTGATTCCGGCTATCCACAACGCCCCTGGTTAATGACACCAATTCCGGATGCTGCTGAAGGGACTCCAGCATACAAATACACAGCAGTCCATGGAAAGACGAGGGTGGCTATAGAAAATACTTTTGGCCGATTAAAAAACCGATGGCGTTGCTTATGTAAAGATCGCACACTCCACTATGGACCGGAGAAATGTGCAAAAATCATTACTGCGTGCAGTGTGTTGCATAATTTAGCCCTAAAATTTAACGTACCCGAACCGGAACCAGAAGAACTCCAAAacatatctttatctttttctgaCCATCTTTTTCAGGAAAATGGAGGAGATGACTTAATTAGGGGAAGGGCGATGAGGAATATTTTAGTAGATAGAATTAATAGATTACACTCATAACTttaattctttattaataattttaaaaattgcatttttgaacaattaaaaaataaccttaatctaagtttttttttccataCACCTTACAAAAACTTCCATAGCCTCTTTCATAAAGTCCAACCATTTAGCCTGTAATCGCAATTCATCATCTCTTTGTCTCACCCTTTCATGCATCTCTAATTCTCTCACTCTCAATTCATCATCTCTTTGTCTCACCCTTTCTTTCACCTCTAATTCTCTAACTCTCAATTCTTCTGTCCTAATCCGCAACCGCTCTTTCTCTAATTCTTCATAGGCCCTATCACGCTCTCTAGCATACTCCTTTGCCTTTCTATCTGcttctaaaaacatttttcctaTATGTTGTTTGGCTTTTTTTTGTGGTGGTGGTTTCCACATCTCCTCTTCATGTATTTGAGGATCAGTGGATGGGAGAACAGGGGTTTCATCTCGTGGACTCGGCGGTCTAGGGGGAGCCACTGTTGGCTGACTACTTGTGCCCGGAATATTCCAAtctgtaaaacattttattaatgttaatttgACTAGGCCTTTTTCTTATTAGCAGAAACTTGAGTTCTCATAGAAAAAACATTTACTGTGTAATGTGA harbors:
- the LOC124639502 gene encoding putative nuclease HARBI1 codes for the protein MQRPPLYERSTAYYFLAANLIENYGYQSRETREITRRAKLRNRINPLDINETEFKNRYRLNKEAFKFLCEQLKHKTSLTSSSRISLELKVLCALSFYANGSYQRIVGMAKYLGQTTVSKCVKEVTDALVTPAILNTFIRFPSTRAERDLVKSNFFAKYGFPGVIGCIDGCHFHIFTPRKEIEHLFYCRKHFHSLNVQMICDSDGRILNVNAKYGGATHDAFIWENSLANNYMQELHRNNEHVWLLGDSGYPQRPWLMTPIPDAAEGTPAYKYTAVHGKTRVAIENTFGRLKNRWRCLCKDRTLHYGPEKCAKIITACSVLHNLALKFNVPEPEPEELQNISLSFSDHLFQENGGDDLIRGRAMRNILVDRINRLHS
- the LOC124639509 gene encoding uncharacterized protein LOC124639509, which encodes MRTSQTQYEMMVEFMEANGDLSKPSGGPRGRNFINMKWKELSNQLNSEGTGESRSEEKWRKVWSDYKNNCKKKCAKINRAASGTGGGPALQLSLTDLENRVMQIIGVQAATGLVVEEAGFQREAAEISQPSEMRVPDAHVDDYEIDWNIPGTSSQPTVAPPRPPSPRDETPVLPSTDPQIHEEEMWKPPPQKKAKQHIGKMFLEADRKAKEYARERDRAYEELEKERLRIRTEELRVRELEVKERVRQRDDELRVRELEMHERVRQRDDELRLQAKWLDFMKEAMEVFVRCMEKKT